GTGCCGCTGATCGCCCATCACCAGACATTGGGCGTGCTGCTGCTCTCGCACGAGCAGATCGGCTACTTCAACGACGACCACCTGCGCCTGCTCAACGCCTCGGCCGGCCAGATCGCGATCGGCATCAACAACGCCCAGCTGTATACCGAGATCGAGAAAGAGCTGCTACACCGCAGCGAAATGTTCCAACGCCAGGAGTCCGAAGCCAGCCAGAGCCAGGCCATCCTGCAGAGCCTCTCGGACGGCGTGATCGTGTGTGGCGAAGACGGCGCGGTGCTGACGGCCAACATGGCCTGCGAGCGCATTCTCGAACGCTCGATCGAAGAGCTGGTGATCTGGAATCTGCCCGAGCTGCTGCGCCGGCTGCTGGGGCGCCGCGCCGACGAGGTGCCGGTCGAGGAGCTACTGGCGCGACCGATCGATGCATACCACAAGCTACGTTCGTTCGCTACCGTGTTCCAAATGGGCACGCGCATGATCAGCATTACACTCGGGCCGGTGCTGAATAGCAAAGACGCGCTCATGGGCGCGGTGGCGCTGTTCCGCGACATCACGCGCGAGGTCGAGTCCGACCGGCTGAAGACCGAGTTCATCGGCACGGTGTCGCACGAGCTGCGCACGCCCATGACCTCGATCAAAGGCTTCACGCAGCTGCTGTCGATGGGCAGCCTTGGCCCGGTCAACGACACACAGAAAGAGTTCTTGCAGATCATCCAGACCAACGCCGAGCGCATGATCTCGATCATCAACGACCTGCTCGACATCACCAAGATCGAGACTGGCAGCGTCGAGCTCGACTTGCGCCCGCTGCACCTGGCCGAGACGCTCAGCACGGTGATGATGGAGTTGCAGCCGGCCATCCGCGAGCGTGAGCACGAGCTTGTGATCAGCATCCCGCCCGGCCTGCCGCTGGTGCGTGCCGATAGCCGGCGGCTCAACCAGATTCTGGGCAATGTGCTTTCGAACGCAGTCAAGTATACGCCGCGCGGCGGCAAGATCGAGTTGGATGCCCGCGAGGTAGGCAGCGATGGCGTGCCCGAGCAGTGGCGCGATGGCTTGAAGCCCGACGCGCGCTACGCGCTGGTCGAGATCCGCGACTCCGGCGTGGGTATCGCGGCTGAGGATCTCGATCGGATCTTCGACCGCTTCTACCGCACCGAGAACCCGCTGAAGGTTGAGGCCGGCGGCACCGGGCTGGGCCTATCGCTGGTGCGACCACTGATCGAGCTGTTTGGCGGGCGGATCTGGGTGCAGAGCGTGCTCGGCGAGGGCAGCACCTTCAGTATGCTCATCCCGGCTGCGTTGTAGCTTGCGCGCTGCCCAGGCGCCCTACTGCGGCAGCGCTACATCCTGGTCGAACGCGGCAACATAGTCCTTCCCCGCGATCGTCGCATGAACCTTCACGACCCACCGGCCATCCATGGTGAACACCGCCTTGATGCGGTAGCGGCCATTGCCGATCGGCTCGCCGAGTGGCTGGTTCGAGCTCATCGGCATGGCCGGCATATCTTGTTCGAGGAACACCAGCGCACCCTCGATCGGCGCGCCGGCAGCATCGGACAAGCCCACCACCACATCGTAGTCTTGCAGCACCGCGATCGACGCAGGCCGTTCGAGCGCGATCGTCACCCCGTCGACGGTTTGGCGCGCGACGCTCGTGCCACCTGCGCCGCCACAGGCCACCAGCAGCAGCAGCAGCAGCCCGGCCCAGCATAGCCTCACCCACATACGTTCCTCGCCCTAACGGTAGCGACCACGCACAGCGTTAGCCGGGCGCCTGCTCGGCGCCCTGGCCGGCGGCCGGCGGCGTGCCCAATGGGTAGCGTAGCGATACCAGAAACCCGATGATCATATGCTCGATATTGAGCAGCAGGAACAGCGCCGACAGGATGAGCGCCAGCTCGCTGGGGTAGCCATAGCGCGCCAGCACCGCGATCAAGATCGCGTCGCGTACGCCAATGCCCGCAAAGCTGATCGGCAGCGCCTGCAGGATGGCGATCAGCGCCGTGGACGAGATGATCGCCAGCACCGGCACGCGCCCGAGCGGCAGCGCCTGAAACAGCAGGTAGATCCGCAGCATGGTCGAGCTGGCCGAGATCAGCGAGGCCAGCAGCAGCTGGGCCGCCAGGCCGGGCCGCAGGCTCAGCTGGGCAAACTGGTCGCGCCAGCGCTCGAGCGGTGCGCGCGCGCGCTGCGGTGTCAGCGGCAGCAGCCGGCCGAACAGCCACTCGCGTGGGCCGCGCGCCATCAGCGCGGGCGTCATCAAGAACACGGCTGCTGCGAAGGCAACTGTGGCAACCTGGGCCGATTGCGGCAGCACATCGAGGAACGCCACCAGCGAAAGCAGTGCCAGCAGCGCCATTACCATCAGGTCGAACAGCCGGTCGAGCACGATGCTGAACAGTGCCGGGGCCAGCGCCTGCCCGCGCTCGCGCAGATACCAGGCCTTGATGAAATCGCCCGACTGGCCGGGTGTAGCGCCACCCAGGTACAGCCCGATCATATACAGCGCCATGGCGAAGCCCAGTGTGGGCGGGCGCATACCCAGCTCGGCCATCAGCAGATTCCAGCGCCAGGCCTTCACCGCGACAAACGGCAGAAACAGCAGCAGCGAGAGCAGCAGCGGCCACAGCTGGATCTGGCCGAAGCCGGCCGCAAGCTGGCTAAAATCGCTGCGCCACAGAAAGATCGCCAGCAGCGCCGGGCCGATCAGCCGGATGGCCCAGCGCGCGTACTTGTTCATAGCAATGCCTTAGTATGTCTGGTGCTCATTCGTGGTTGGGGCCTTTGAAGCGCAGGCTGGCCACCTGCTCGGAGATCAGCCCAAACAGGAAGATAATGATCCCGCCCAGGAAGAAGATGCCGGTTGACTGCGGGATGTGCAGCCAGCGATCGCCATTGGCCACCGACCAGAGATAGGCCGCGCCGGCCAGCAGCTCGAGCGCCAGGAAGATCGGGAAGAACACGCGTAGTGGGCTGAACAGCGTGACGATGCGCAGGATGATCAAGCCGAAGCGCACGCCGTTGCGCATCAGCTTCTGCGTGCTCTGGCCGCCCTGGCGCCGGCGCATAGCGATCGGCTCGAAGCGCAGATGATAGCCGGCCTTGGCAAAGGCCATGGCGCTGGTGGTGGGCCACGAGAAGCGATTCGGCAGCAAGTGCAGAAACTCAAGCATCACCGGGCGGCGAAACGCGCGAAAGCCCGAGGTCAGGTCGCGCAGCTCCATGCCCACCAGGTAGCTGCCGAAGCGATTGAGCGCGCTGTTGCCCAGCCAGCGCAGCGTATTCTGCTGGCTGGCGCGGTCGCGCTCGCCCACCACCATGTCGTACGGGCCGATATGGCGCAAGAGCCGCGGAATGTCGGCTGGATCCATCTGGCCGTCGGCATCGACGATCACCACCACATCGCCACTGGCAGCGCGCACGCCGGTCTTCACACCGGCGCCGTTGCCGATGTTATATGGCCGGCGAATCACGCGCGCGCCGGCAGCGGCGGCCACCTCGGCGG
The sequence above is drawn from the Candidatus Kouleothrix ribensis genome and encodes:
- a CDS encoding glycosyltransferase family 2 protein, producing MTQVEAEQTRAEPAPQWPFSLSIVIPAMNEAATIGRVIAAVISVCPDAEVIVVDDASRDDTAEVAAAAGARVIRRPYNIGNGAGVKTGVRAASGDVVVIVDADGQMDPADIPRLLRHIGPYDMVVGERDRASQQNTLRWLGNSALNRFGSYLVGMELRDLTSGFRAFRRPVMLEFLHLLPNRFSWPTTSAMAFAKAGYHLRFEPIAMRRRQGGQSTQKLMRNGVRFGLIILRIVTLFSPLRVFFPIFLALELLAGAAYLWSVANGDRWLHIPQSTGIFFLGGIIIFLFGLISEQVASLRFKGPNHE
- a CDS encoding flippase-like domain-containing protein — encoded protein: MNKYARWAIRLIGPALLAIFLWRSDFSQLAAGFGQIQLWPLLLSLLLFLPFVAVKAWRWNLLMAELGMRPPTLGFAMALYMIGLYLGGATPGQSGDFIKAWYLRERGQALAPALFSIVLDRLFDLMVMALLALLSLVAFLDVLPQSAQVATVAFAAAVFLMTPALMARGPREWLFGRLLPLTPQRARAPLERWRDQFAQLSLRPGLAAQLLLASLISASSTMLRIYLLFQALPLGRVPVLAIISSTALIAILQALPISFAGIGVRDAILIAVLARYGYPSELALILSALFLLLNIEHMIIGFLVSLRYPLGTPPAAGQGAEQAPG
- a CDS encoding FixH family protein — encoded protein: MWVRLCWAGLLLLLLVACGGAGGTSVARQTVDGVTIALERPASIAVLQDYDVVVGLSDAAGAPIEGALVFLEQDMPAMPMSSNQPLGEPIGNGRYRIKAVFTMDGRWVVKVHATIAGKDYVAAFDQDVALPQ